Genomic window (Pseudovibrio brasiliensis):
AGCCTGCGAGATCATTCCGCCTTGATCGGCCAGATGATTCTTCTTCTCATCCCAACAGCGGTGATCTACTTCGTGATTTACGTCTACGCGGTCTCATATCTGAGCGCTGATCCAAACTTTGGTTCTTCAGCAGCACTCAATGTCACAACACTTAATCTGGTCGTGATGGCCCTGTTCATTCCTGTATGCGGACTTGCGGCGGATCGGTTCGGTTTGCGGCCTGCTTTTATGGCAGGAGCTATTGCAACGTTCATTCTGGCAGGCCCCTGCTGGTGGCTCATGCTCCGCCCAGACACGGCTTCGGTCTTTCTCGGTCAGTTCGGTCTGACCCTGACAAGCACAGTCGGCTGGGCCCTCTCCATCACCGCTCTCACCTTGATGGCCCCGGATAATCTGCGCTGCAGCGTAGTCGCTCTGGGATATAATCTGAGCATGGCCCTCTTTGGCGGCACCACCCCAATCGTCGCCACCTATCTGGTGAACCAGACAGGCAGAGACTACGCCCCCGTCTACTACATCCTCCTCGCCGTCCTCGTCTCCATCCCCATCATCTGGCGCCTCCCCAAACTCATCGCCACCACACGACTGAAGAACGCTTTGGCATAACGTTCAGCCCCACGTGATTGAGCGAGCCCCCTATTGAAAAAAGCAACGTATTAAGCTGAAAACACGCCGCTCATCAAAGGGATGCTTTCTCCTATTTGATAGGAAGATAGACAACTCTGTAACGCGTACATTACCATCACTGTAATGACCGTTGAGCCCCCCTCATGAAGGCCAGCATAAACAACATCTCAGTGCGGAACGCGCGCTGATACGATCCAATGGGAGAATCCGCATGACACAACGCACTTCACCAAACATGGGCGAGTTCCTGCATCTGCGCGGTCAGAACCTGTCTAAGGGTGAGCCGATTGCGTTACCGCTCGTACAGAGCTCCATGTACCATCTTCCAGGATTGCCCGAAGACTTCCCAAACTACGGTCGTGTCAGCAACCCAACATGGACCCAGCTGGAACATGCTCTTGCCCATCTCGAAGTAGCACCTTGCCTTTGCTTCCCATCCGGCATGGCAGCAATTTCTGCAGCCCTCTTCGCAACGCTCAAAGCAGGTGATCGATTGCTGGTCCCGGCAGATGGCTACTATGTAACCCGCATCCTCTCCAGCCAGTTTCTCGCAAAGTTTGGCGTTGAAGTCGTTGAGCGCGACACCGCGGAGTTTACTGAAGGCGGCTTTGATGGGTTTAGCGTTGTGTTTCTGGAAACGCCCTCAAATCCGGGCCTCGATCTACTGGATATGTCAGCAATAGCATCTGCCGTACGCGATGCAGGTGGTATCACTATCTGTGACAACACAACCCTGACGCCGCTTGGACAGCGCCCACTGGATTACGGGGTCGATATCGTTGTTTCCTCAGACACCAAATCCATGGCAGGTCATTCAGATGCTCTGATGGGCCATGTCGCCACTCGAAATCCTGAGATCTTCAATGCTGTCGAAGAGTGGCGCAAGTTTTCCGGCTGCATTCCCGGCCCACAAGAAGCATGGCTGTTGCATCGTGGTCTGGAAACGCTGGATGTACGTTATGATCGGATGTGTACGTCAGCAGCCCTTCTGGCAGAACGCCTTGCAAATCACCCTGCTGTCAAATCCATCCGCTTCCCGGGCTTGGAAAACGACCCGGCCCATGCACTGGCCAAAACCCAACAAATACGTTTTGGTTTCCTCATCTCCTTCACCCTCGAAACTGAAGCTCAGGCTGAAGAGTTCATCAACTCATGTGCACTCCTGCGCCCTACGACCTCCTTTGGTGGAGTGCACAGCTCAGCAGAACGCCGCGCCCGCTGGGGAGATGCAGTAGATCCCGCCTTCATCCGTTTGTCCGTAGGATGTGAGCCAGTAGAAGAACTCTGGCAAGCCTTCTCAGAAGCCTTGGAGCGGGTCTCAAAAGAGCCAACAGTCAGTTCATGACGTCAGCCTTTTAGGCGGCTCAAATGCAATCTGGTCTTCGCTGTCGAACGAACCACGAGTAAAAGACAGCGAAGAAACCTCCAATCCAGCAAATCC
Coding sequences:
- a CDS encoding cystathionine gamma-lyase — encoded protein: MTQRTSPNMGEFLHLRGQNLSKGEPIALPLVQSSMYHLPGLPEDFPNYGRVSNPTWTQLEHALAHLEVAPCLCFPSGMAAISAALFATLKAGDRLLVPADGYYVTRILSSQFLAKFGVEVVERDTAEFTEGGFDGFSVVFLETPSNPGLDLLDMSAIASAVRDAGGITICDNTTLTPLGQRPLDYGVDIVVSSDTKSMAGHSDALMGHVATRNPEIFNAVEEWRKFSGCIPGPQEAWLLHRGLETLDVRYDRMCTSAALLAERLANHPAVKSIRFPGLENDPAHALAKTQQIRFGFLISFTLETEAQAEEFINSCALLRPTTSFGGVHSSAERRARWGDAVDPAFIRLSVGCEPVEELWQAFSEALERVSKEPTVSS